In Mycolicibacterium gadium, the genomic window CCGCCAGATCGTTCACCGTCAGCCCCGTATCCGATGACATCAGCACGTTGACGGGCGCGGGACGCAGCGCGTCGACGAGGGCGGAGATGTCTTCTCGCGTCCGCACTCCCGGTGCATAGAGCACATCTGCTCCCGCCTCCGAGAAAGCCTGTAACCTCGTGATCGCCTCGCGCAGCGGATCGGGGTGATCGTAGAGAAAGCACTCCGCGCGTGCGGTGAGGAGTACATCGGCGCCGTCGATTGCGGCGTACCCGACGCGTACCCGTTCAACGGCCTCCGGCAACGAATACAGTGGCTCCTCGGCGCCGCCCCGCGTGTCCTCGATGGACAAGCCGGCGACACCGGTTGCCACACATCGCCGGACGTTGGCGGCCAACCCGTCCAGATCATGGGCGTATCCCGCCTGAAAGTCGGCGTTCACCGGCAACTCGACCGCGTCGACGATCTCGGCGATGTTGCGCAGCGCGCCCTCCACACCCAGCGCGGTCGGCGTATCGGGTAACCCACGTGCAAAGCAGGCACCGGCACTCGTCGTGGCCAGCGCGGGAAAGCCCATGGCCGCCAGCGCGATCGCCGTCCCGCGGTCCCACGGATTCGGAATGACGAAGCAGCCGCGTTCGTGCAGTTCGCGAAACGACATCAGCCCAGGCAACCGGGCCCCAGCAGCGCCTTCAGATCACCCATCAACGCCGATGACGCCGTCACCCGCAGGGATGCGTCGAGTTCCAGTGTGGTGATGCGCTCGCCGCTGATCAGCCGCAAGTGCACCTGTGCGGTTCCGGGATGACGGGCCAGCACCTGCTTGAGCGCGGTGACCTTGTCGACCGTGCACTGGCGGGTCGGCAGTGTGACGGCCACTGGACGATTGACCTGCGCACTCGAAAAATCAGGCACGACAAGGTCGTTGGCGATCAGCGAGATCCGGTCGTCACGGATCGCCACCTTGGCCCCCACCAGGACCACCGCGTCGTCGGCGATCTCGGCACCGAACGTCGAGTACGTCTGCGGGAAGAACAACACCTCGATACCGCCGGTGAGGTCTTCCACTTGCGCTGACGCCCAGGGCAACCCGTT contains:
- a CDS encoding isocitrate lyase/PEP mutase family protein — protein: MSFRELHERGCFVIPNPWDRGTAIALAAMGFPALATTSAGACFARGLPDTPTALGVEGALRNIAEIVDAVELPVNADFQAGYAHDLDGLAANVRRCVATGVAGLSIEDTRGGAEEPLYSLPEAVERVRVGYAAIDGADVLLTARAECFLYDHPDPLREAITRLQAFSEAGADVLYAPGVRTREDISALVDALRPAPVNVLMSSDTGLTVNDLAELGVRRVSVGSALTRVAWGAFLSAARRIAEDGSFAGLAESASFDELNGLFTN